From a region of the Capillibacterium thermochitinicola genome:
- a CDS encoding helix-turn-helix domain-containing protein produces MAFAGAVNFIPKTEYQAIPEAIRATYYNRSPVEVVLRDYSRLKEAELIQSLTRSEREILALAERGLSRSQISQRLHKSEQTIKNQIGVILKKLGVNRMKDVCLAIMN; encoded by the coding sequence ATGGCGTTCGCCGGAGCGGTAAATTTCATTCCCAAAACTGAATATCAAGCGATTCCCGAGGCCATCCGGGCCACCTATTATAATCGTTCGCCGGTCGAAGTTGTCTTACGAGATTATTCCCGCTTGAAAGAGGCCGAATTGATTCAGAGTTTAACCCGGAGCGAACGGGAGATTTTAGCTTTGGCGGAACGGGGATTAAGCCGGTCCCAAATCAGCCAAAGACTCCACAAGTCCGAACAGACCATAAAAAACCAAATCGGCGTCATCCTAAAAAAGTTGGGAGTTAACCGAATGAAAGATGTGTGTTTGGCAATTATGAAT
- a CDS encoding bacterial transcriptional activator domain-containing protein, with product MIIRGSKRYQLHPERVVIDRYQFEDIAHPALEKEMTPALAEQLEAAVLLYRGDYLEDLDYQWVMPVQEKLRSLNMEIRQKLAAYYLDNKMPNKALLHLQQLMALNPYSEINLKLLLTAYADKGDHSAVIKQYTAFARNIRKELGLQPSAEIKRFFANLSKQK from the coding sequence ATGATTATTCGCGGGTCCAAACGTTATCAACTCCACCCCGAAAGAGTCGTAATTGACCGCTATCAATTTGAAGACATTGCCCATCCAGCCTTAGAAAAAGAAATGACTCCCGCCTTGGCGGAACAGTTGGAAGCCGCCGTCTTGCTTTACCGGGGTGATTACCTTGAAGATCTGGACTACCAATGGGTCATGCCCGTTCAAGAAAAATTGAGGAGTTTAAATATGGAAATTAGACAGAAATTGGCCGCCTATTATCTGGACAATAAAATGCCGAACAAAGCCTTGCTTCATTTGCAGCAATTGATGGCTTTAAATCCTTACTCGGAAATAAACTTAAAACTATTACTAACCGCCTATGCGGACAAGGGCGATCATTCTGCTGTCATCAAACAATATACAGCCTTTGCCAGAAATATCCGCAAAGAACTGGGCTTGCAACCATCTGCTGAGATAAAGAGGTTTTTTGCAAACCTCTCCAAACAAAAGTAA